The nucleotide sequence AATTGCGCAGCAAGAGCAAACGACCAGCAACAAGGCATCCTGCGACAAGCTCTGGGACCAAGCTCAAGCGAAAGGAAAGGACGACAACCACCGGGGCGCTATCGAGGACTATCGCAAGGTATTGTCCATGTGTCCAAATAATTGTTCCGCGATGAACAATATTGGAGCACAACTCGACAAACTCGGCGAAAAGCAAAATGCGTTAGCATGGTTTGAAAAAGCGGCAAAATGCGATCCTGACAAGGAGCTCTACAAGGAAAATGTGCGTACAACACGTCAGGAAATATCCGAAAATCGCCATGAAGAACCTCAACAAAGCGCTTCCCGCCAGAACACTTCCCAGCCGTCATCTCCTCAATCCACCACGGCATCCATGGATGGCACGTATAGCGGGACATTCTCCTCACCGGTCTTTAAAGGCAAAGTCAAGGTTCAGGTTGAGGGAACCAAGGTGACAGGCGTCGCCACGGACTCCAGCGGGGCGCAAGTGGACTTCGAGGGCACACTCAAACGACAGACCGGCGAAATCAGTTGCTTCCTCGTTTATCGGGGAAAATCTTCCGGGGGCCAGGGAAATGCCAAGGGACATGTGCAAAACGGATCGATTGAGGGCACTTGGGCTTTCTTCACTTTGGAAGCCAAGCCAACAGAATACAAGGGCACATGGACGGCCAGCAAATAGCCTTACGGAAAAACACAACTTCACAAGTCCTGCTCCAGCATTGCCGAATATGGCTGCTGCAAGAACCATCAGAGTGGGTGCACAATCGCTTGGCCATAGCAATTTTTCACCCCGCGAGGCAGATCAAGCGCGGGAGTCGGCCAAGCGTGCAGGTCCATGAACGGACAAATAGAATTTCAGCCTGAGCATATGGAAATTTCGCAGTGAAGACTGCGCTCGGCAAAAACTCTGAACACACAAAAGAGGTGGACATTGAAAACAACAACCTTACTCTTTGGGGTGGCTCTCGTGTTCAGTCTTCACTACACTACGGAGCCTTGTCAGGCCGATGACTCGACCGTCCAGGCGATTCGCGCCCTGGACGTGGCAATGGAAGCCAAAGCCGGTGAGAACGACCCAATTTTTGAACAAGCCATGAAGGCCTATCTTACCGAACAGTATGAAAAAGCTCTCCCAGGACTGCGTGAGGCAGCTGAACGAGGGAACGCAGTAGCCCAAAATTCGCTCGCGAACATGTACAGTTTCGGCTACGGGACAGAGAAAAATCAAACCATTGCCGATGCATGGTACGAAAAGTCCGCAGCTCAGGGCTATTCCCCAGCCCTAAACAACCTCACCACAAGCCTGCTGGCCAGTGGCGACGAGCAAAAGCAGGCAGAGGGCCTGCGCCTGCTATTGCAATTAAGCGACCAGGGAAACGCCCCCAGCGTAAACCGTTATGCGCTTTTACTGTCCTCCGGAAAGCATGTCCCCAAGGACCCTGAGAAGGGACTTCATTTACTTGAAAAACTTACCGATGCCGGTGATTCTACAGCAATGTCCATTCTCGGCTGGAGCCTGCTCACCGGAGAAGACGGCCGACAAGACCAGGAAAAAGGACTGGAATTACTACGACGATCTGCCCTTTTGGGCAAAGCGGTAGCTTTTTATAATCTTGGCGAGGCCAGTGAAAAAGGCCTTGGGCAGCCCAAAGACAACATCGCTGCACTGGTGCAATATCGCATCGCCAAGCGACTGGGCAACAAGTTGGCAGAAAAACAGATCGAAGCCTTAACTGCAACCATGAGCTGGCAAGATATGCTGACCGCACGGCGCATTTTCAATTAACAGCAACGCATAGCCACAGCCCCAATTGGTCGCCTGAGACGTTGCGCCGTCACCGCAGACAAAATCGCGCAGAAGCTCGGCTGCGATAAAAATTCGCCATTACTTGCCGAGGCCGGCATCCTGTGTGTCCTTCACCAGCTTTCGGATGAAGGGCATGTCTTTTATCCTCAAGACACCTTGATCGAAAAGGCCATCGAGATTCTGGAAGTGGAGCCAGGAGTTTTGTAACCGGTCAATCAGCCCCTTCTTACGCCGCTTGAGCTTTCTGCCATGGTTTATCCCACAGGAGGACGACCATGGCCACATCAGCAGCAGAGGGATGTTCCGAAAAGGCGACATATTGGACTGAACATATTGCGGCTTGGCACAAGAGCGGCCTGAGCCAAGGAGCATACTGCCGGCGGCATGGTCTTTCTCAGAGTTCCCTGAGCTATTGGCGGAAGCGTTTAGGGGCAACGGACGACGTGGGCGTCGCGTCTTTCGTCACCATCGTCCCCGTGCCGCTGCTCGCATCGACTCAAGCAGACATGTTAACCGCACCTGAACCGCTGCTGGTACATGTAGGTGACGCCTTTCGTATCGAGATCAGAGGCGACTTCGCCGCGCCGGTGTTGGAAAAGCTTGTCCGCACGCTGACACGGCTATGATGTCGCCGGTAAGCGGCGTCCGGGTTTACTTGGCACTGGGAGCCACAGACATGCGCAAGTCCATCGACGGGCTGTCCATCCTGGTCTCACGGCAGCTGCAACTCGATCCATTCGCCGGTCACCTTTTCGGCTTTTGCAACCGCAGCCGGACCATCATCAAGCTGCTCTACTGGGATCGCAACGGATTTTGTTTGTGGCAGAAGCGCTTGGAGCGCCATGCGTTTCGCTGGCCGACCAGAGAGGCCGAGGTGCTGACCATCGACTCCCGGCAACTCGCCTGGCTGCTTGACGGTCTCGATCCCCTGGCCGTGACGGGACACTCCCGCCTGGAGTATTCGACGCTCTTTTAGGCATTATTGCCTTGATTAA is from Solidesulfovibrio magneticus RS-1 and encodes:
- a CDS encoding tetratricopeptide repeat protein, giving the protein MKTTTLLFGVALVFSLHYTTEPCQADDSTVQAIRALDVAMEAKAGENDPIFEQAMKAYLTEQYEKALPGLREAAERGNAVAQNSLANMYSFGYGTEKNQTIADAWYEKSAAQGYSPALNNLTTSLLASGDEQKQAEGLRLLLQLSDQGNAPSVNRYALLLSSGKHVPKDPEKGLHLLEKLTDAGDSTAMSILGWSLLTGEDGRQDQEKGLELLRRSALLGKAVAFYNLGEASEKGLGQPKDNIAALVQYRIAKRLGNKLAEKQIEALTATMSWQDMLTARRIFN
- the tnpA gene encoding IS66 family insertion sequence element accessory protein TnpA: MATSAAEGCSEKATYWTEHIAAWHKSGLSQGAYCRRHGLSQSSLSYWRKRLGATDDVGVASFVTIVPVPLLASTQADMLTAPEPLLVHVGDAFRIEIRGDFAAPVLEKLVRTLTRL
- the tnpB gene encoding IS66 family insertion sequence element accessory protein TnpB (TnpB, as the term is used for proteins encoded by IS66 family insertion elements, is considered an accessory protein, since TnpC, encoded by a neighboring gene, is a DDE family transposase.), with protein sequence MSPVSGVRVYLALGATDMRKSIDGLSILVSRQLQLDPFAGHLFGFCNRSRTIIKLLYWDRNGFCLWQKRLERHAFRWPTREAEVLTIDSRQLAWLLDGLDPLAVTGHSRLEYSTLF